A segment of the Streptomyces sp. NBC_01235 genome:
CGGTTTCGGCTCGCCTTCACCCAGCTACCCGTCGCGGGAATGCTGGCCTTCCAGTCCGGACTGGTTCTGCCCTTGCTATGGCGGCGACGCAAACCCCTCGTGGCGTTCGCCGTCATCGCGGCGGTATTCGTCCTGCAGTGGTCCCTGGGCGCTGCGCTGCGCGCGGACGTCGCCCTGTTCATCGCCCTGTACAGCCTAGCCCTGCACGGGTGGCTGCGGCAGTTGCCGTGGGCCTGTGCGGCCATGGCGGGCGCCATGGCGCTGGTCGCGGTGCGCGCATCCTCGGCCGTGTCCGTGTGGGATGCGCTGTTCTTCCTGCTGAGCACGGCGACGGCGGCGCTCGCGCTCGGTCTGGTGGTGCGCATCCGCCGGGCCCAGCTCGCCGGCCTGCGGGAGCGGGCGGCCCGGCTGGAGATAGAGCGCGATCAGCGCAGCAGGCTGGCCACGGCCACCGAACGCACCCGGGTCGCCCGTGAGATGCACGACATCGTCGGCCACAACCTGTCCGTCATCATCACGCTCGCCGACGCCGGCGCCTACGCCACGGACATCGCTCCCGAACGGGGCAAGGAGGCCCTGCAGCTCATCGGCGACACCGGCCGGCAGGCCCTCGGCGAGCTGCGGCGCGTGCTCGGCGTGCTGCGCGAGACCGCAGAAGGCCCGCCCGGCGGTCCCGAGCTCAGCCCGCAACCCGGCTTCGCGGACATCGAAGCGCTGTGCGCCAAGGTGCGCGCCGCTGGACTGGAGGTCGTCTACCGGACCTCCGGCGATGCGGACGCCCTGGACAGCGGCGTACAGCTGACGGCGTATCGCATCGTTCAGGAAGCCCTCACCAACACCCTGAAGCACACCGATACCGATACCGATACCAAGGTGCACCTGGCGATTCTCGTCGCGGACAGCCGGGTGAACATCCAGGTCCAGGACACCGGCCCGGCCTCACCGTCCGGACCGCCGAACGAGGAAGGACACGGCCTGGTGGGCATGCGGGAGAGAGCGGCTTTGTACGGCGGCACCGTCAGCGCGGGACCGACGGCCGGCGGAGGATGGAGCGTCGAGGCCGTCCTGGACCTCACGCCCCAGGGCGGTGACCGGTGACCACCGTGCTCATCGTGGACGATCAGCCGCTGCAGCGCTACGGCTTCCACCTGCTCCTGGACTCCGTCCCCGAGACCGACGTCGTCGGTGAGGCCGCCCACGGCGCCGAGGCCGTCCGCAAGACCGCCGACCTGCGCCCGGACGTCGTCCTGATGGACGTCCGGATGCCCGGCTTGGACGGCATCGAGGCCACCCGCCGCATCGTCGCCGCCGGCGGACGTTCGCGCGTCCTCGTGCTCACCACCTTCGACCTCGACGAGTACGTCCACGCCGCTATCCGCGCCGGTGCCAGCGGCTTCCTCCTCAAGGACGCCCGCCCCGAAGAGCTCCTCGCCGGCATCCGAGCCGTCGCCGTCGGCGACGCCGTCATCGCGCCCGCCCTCACCCGCCGCCTTCTGGATGAATTCGCCCGCTACGTCCCCGCGCACCACGGAGACTCCGCCGAGGACCCGGGACTCGGCTCCCTCACCGACCGCGAGCGGGAGATCCTCGTCGCCGTGGGCAAGGGGTGGACCAACGGCGAGATCGCCACCCGTTTCGTCTTGTCAGAGTCCACTGTCAAGACCCACGTGGGGCGCGTCCTTGCCAAGATCGGTGCCCGCGACCGCATCCAGGCCGTGATCTTCGCCTACGACCACGGCCTCGCCCGGCCCAGCGCGGACTGAACCGAGGGCGGCCGGGCAGTCCGGCGGCGCCCGTCAGAGTTCCAGGCGGTAGCCGTGGCCGCGCAGGGTGGTGATGCGGGGCAGGCTGCCGGGCTGGACCGAGGTGCGGGCGGCCTGCGCGAGGCGGCGGCGCAGGCCCGCCATGGTGACGTCCAGGGTCTTGGTGGAGCCGAACCAGTTCTCGTCCCAGACCTTGGCCATCAGCGTGGGCCGGCCGGAGCTGCGGATGCCGTTCAGCGCGGCGGCCCAGTACGGCGACTACGGCCGCGCCCGCGGTCAGGGCCAGGTAGCCGCTGGGCACCGACAGGCTCGCGGGCGGCGGATCGAAGACGCCCGTCAGGACCTTCACCAGCATCTCGGACCACCTGGTTGTCGGGGATGTCCTCGGGCGGGTTCGACTCGGTGGGCGCCGGGGTCGCCCGCACCGGCGTGGTCGAACCGGGAGGCCGGCCCGGCGGGCGGCGGCTGAGCATCCTTCAGGAGCCTGCCGTGGGAGCGGGGCCGCGCCGGAGGCGGGTGACGATGCGGCTCGCGGCGGTCTTCTTGAGCAGGCCGTAGGCGAGGACCGGCAGCAGCAGGTGGGGTTTGTCGGGCAGGGACGCGGTGATCAGGACCGCGCTGGCGCTGCTGTTGTTCATGCCACAGGCGAGAGTCAGCGACGAGGCGGTGCCCGCCTCCAGCCGCAGGACGCGGGCGGCTGCCCGGCCGAGGGCGAAGGAGAGCAGGCAGACCAGGGCGGCCACCGCCAGGGCGGCGGCGAACAGCAGAGGGCGGGGCCGGGCCAGGACGGAGCGAGGCGTAGGACATGACGACGACGCGGCCGAGCCGGTGCCGCAGCCAGGACGCGGCGCGGGTGTGCATGGGCCCATCGTGATCAGACCGGATGGGGCGGGCGGGGAAAGCCGCGCGGCAGTCAGGATGCGTTCAGGTATTCGCTGGCAGCGTCCTGCCCCATGACCTACGAACTCTCCGAGACTCCCGAGGCCGAACCGGGCACGAATGCCTCTGCTCGCCCCTCCCACCGTCTGCGCTGGAACAAGGTTCCCGAGGTCACCGCCTATTTCTGGATCATCAAGGTGCTGTGCACGACGGTCGGCGAGACCGCGGCCGACCTGCTCAACGAGAAGGCCGGCCTGGGCCTGACCGGCGTGTCGGTCCTGATGAGCGCGCTGCTCGCGGTGGTCCTGGTCGTGCAGTTCCGTACGACCGCCTACCGCGCGGGCGTGTACTGGCTCGCCGTCGCCCTCATCAGCGTCGTCGGCACGCTGATCAGCGACAACCTCACCGACAACATGGGCGTGCCGCTGGAGACGACCACCGCGGTGTTCGTCGCCCTTCTCGCCGTCGTGTTCGTCGTCTGGTACCGGCGTGAGCGCACCCTCTCCATCCACAGCATCGACACCACCAGCCGTGAGGCGTACTACTGGCTGGCCGTACTGTTCACCTTCGCCCTCGGAACGGCGGGCGGCGATCTGGTTTCCGAGCGCATGGACCTGGGCTACTGGCTGGCGGCGGTCCTGTTCGCGCTGGCCATCGCCGCCGTGGCGGTCGCGCACTTCGCGCTGGGCCTGGACGCGGTGTGGGGCTTCTGGATCGCCTACATCCTCACCCGCCCGCTCGGCGCCTCGATCGGCGACTACCTCTCCCAGCCGACCGGCGACGGCGGCCTCGGGTTCGGCACCGTCATCACCAGCGGCCTCTTCCTGGCGGTCATCCTCGGCCTGGTGGTGTACCTGATGGTGACCCGCAAGGACGTCGCGGACCCTGCGCGCGTGACGCGGCAGGCGGCCTGAACGGTTCGGAACGCGTTCAGGAAGCGTTCAGGCGATCACCGACAAGGTCGGACACCACGGCCGGCCTCCGCGGTCGGCCCGTGTGTCGCAAGGCGCCCGTCGCTGCGGAGACGGGTGCCCTTTCACACCCCCCCCCACGAACAGGAGTGTCCGACCATGGAGAATCCCGAAGTCCTCACCGACTTAGACGTCGCCGCCCGGCAGCAGCGGGTCGCGACCACGGCCAGGTCGGTCATGAAGAAACTGCCCGAGGTCACCCTCGCCTTCTGGATCATGAAAGTCGCGGCGACGACCCTGGGCGAGACGGCCGGCGACCTCTTCGCCCAGACTCTGAAGCTCGGCTATTTCCTCACCACGATCGCCCTGTTCCTGCTCTTCGTGGTGACCCTGGCCGTTCAGTTGCGCTCCCGCCGCTACAACCCGTTCTTCTACTGGACGGTCATCCTGTCGACCAGCATGGCCGGCACCACGATGTCCGACTTCATGAATCGCGACGCCAGCACCAAGTACCTCTCGAGCGGCGCCACTTCGCTGGGCTGGGGACCGCAGGGCCTCGGCCTCGGATACCCGACGGGCGCGGCGATCCTGATCTCGATCCTGGTCGTCATCTTCGCCGTCTGGAAGCTGACCGGAATGACCTTCGTCATCCGTGACATCGTCAGCTTCCGCGGGGAGGCGCTGTTCTGGTCGGCGATCCTCGTCTCCAACACCCTCGGCACCTCGATGGGCGACTTCCTGTCCGACAGTTCGGGCCTCGGCTACGCCGGCGGGGCGGCGCTGGTGACCGGTGTCCTGCTGGTGCTGGTGGCCCTGATGAGGGTGTCCGTCGTGCCGAACGTGCTGCTGTTCTGGATCGCCTTCGTGCTGACCCGCCCGCTCGGCGCGACAGCCGGCGACTTCCTGACCAAGCCGGTCGCGAAGGGCGGTCTCGACCTCGGTACGGCGGGTTCCTCCGCCGTGCTGTTGGCCGTACTGGTCGGTCTGACGGGTTACGCCCACGCTCAGGAGCGCCGCAGCCTCGCCCGGTCCGCGGCCCTGCCTCCGGAGACGGGCGACTACGACCGGGCCACCGAGCGGGCCGACTGAGCGCGAACGGCGCCACGCTCGTCCGGCGGGCGCGGCAGAGTTCCTGCGCCCACCTCAGCACCTGACCGCTGCAACGTGGTGAGAGAGGATGCGCCTGCCGGATTCGCCCAGCGAGGATGAGAGCGCCACCAGGAGGTGGGCCGATGTTCCATGTCCGGCCTGCCGGGCACGCGACACCCTGGGGAGGAGGTCGTGAAGTCCGCCGGCACCACGTCTGCCCCGCCCGAACCGTCGGACGGACATGCCCGGGGGCTCTCTGCGTGGCGGTTCGTGTTGGTGTTCGGGGGCGTCAGTCTGCTGATGGACTTCGTGTACGAGGGCGCTCGCTCCGTCACCGGCCCCCTGCTCGCCCACCTGGGAGCCTCCGCGGCCGTGGTCGGCGTGGTCCTGGTCGTCCTGCCGCTGCTGTCCGCCGCGGTTCCGGCCCTGGCCTTCACCGACACGGTGGGGGTCGTCGTGGCGGGTGCACTGGTGTGGGGCGCCGCCGTCGGCGTTCAGGAGTCCACGCGGCGCGCCACCGTCGCCGACCTCGTACCCGTGGGCCGCCGGGCCACCGCGTACGGCGTCTTCGCCGGGATCATGGGTGCGGCCGCGTTGGTCGGCGGCGCCCTGGCCGGGGTCCTGTACGACATCTCCGTCCCGCTTCTGATCGTCGTCGTCGCCGGCATCCAGACCGCCGCACTCGGTCTGCTGTGGGTCACCCGGGCCGTGCGGTCCACACCCGTCCGCTGAGGGCCGAACGTGCGGGCGTACACGGGCGATCCCGTTGCGCTGGGCGCCGGTGGGGCGGGTTCTGGAAGCCGTCGATGCGCCCCGATCTGCATGGCGCCACGCGATGTGGTCGCCCACCAGCCCGTAGCGGTGGTGGCGCGTCGGCCGTTGGTGGGGTTGGTCGGTGTGCCCAGGACTCCTGTTGCCAACTGGGTCGGTGGGTACGGCGTTCGGCCCGACGCCGTGAGCCGTTCGGCCGCCTCATCCCCCTCGCCCCCGACAGGCCGGCGGGGCTGCTCGCGAGCGCTGCCAGCACGGCCTTCGCGTCTTCGGCGGCGGCTTCCCCCACTCGCAGCTCCGCCACCCTGTGGTCACTGACTCCGGGTCCATTCGGCCACCTCGGGCAGGTCAGTCCCATGGGCGCGGATCCAGCCGTGAGGCGGCAACGGACGTCGACCATCCGCTGCCACAGCGCAGCCGCGTGGGGCCGCGAGACCGGGCACCCTGTCGATGACGTCCATGACCAGCCGGTACCGGTCGAGTCGTTGCGGACGACCGTGTCGAACGGGGTCGTGGTGGTGCCCTCCTCCTTGTAGCCGCGCACGCGCAGGTGTGGGTGGTTGGCGCGGCGGTAGGCGAGCCGGGGGATCAGCCACGGATAGCCGTGGTACGTCGAAGACGACGGGCTTGTCGGGGTTCAACAGCGCGTCGTCTTCGCCATCGGGCATGCCGTGCGGGTGTCCCTCCGCGGGCAGCAGTCGGGCGATGTCGACGACGTTGACCACTCGTACCGCGAGTTCGGGCAAGTGGCGGCGGAGCAGCGAGGCCCCGGCCAGTACTTCGAGGGTGGGTACGTCGCCCGAGCAGGCAAGCACACCTCAGTCTCTGATCAGGAGAGACCGGACGCTCTCAGAACCGCTCGGGTGGTCTCGTCGTCGATCCGGTGGCCGAGCCGGTCCAAGATGTCCGCGCCCTGGCGAAGCGTGCCGCGTTCGACGGAGCGGTGGACGCCGGTGTCGAGCTCGTGCCAGATCAACGGATTGGCGGCGAGGACGCGGGGGTCGAGTTCCAGGCGACCGCCGTGGGTGTCGCACAGGACCAGGTGCACGCAGACGGTGCCGTACTGCCGTACGGCCACCAGCGCGTCGGTACGCACGACGTGCCTGCGCCAGGGGGTGCGTACCGCCAGCCAGCCGGGGCCCGCGGTCACCCGGGGCGGGAGCAGGACGGCGAGGACGGTGGCGGACAAGGTCAGCCACAGCAGGGCTCGGGGGAGCGTCAGGGTGCCGGCGTCCCAGTCCAAGAGCAGGGAGAGGGCCCAGAACACCAGGGCGCAGGTCGCCGCCAGTCGGGCGCTGCCGCGCCAGTGGCGGTCGCCGGCCGGTGCCCACCGGTCCATCCGTGTCATGACGCTGACGCTAGGCGGCTGTGCGGGCCCTGGCGGCTGTCGCTGACGGGGTCCTGACGCCGTGCGGGCGAATCCTGACGGGTTCCTGACGGCGACGTCAGATCCAGCCGGTGATGCGTGATTCAGCCGGTGTGGACCCGGGGGCGGCGGGGCCGGTCCGGTTCCGCCTCGCGCAGGACCTCTCGGGTGACCGGGGCTACCTCGCCCTGGCCGAAGAGGAAGAAGCGCAGGAAGTTGGCGAAGGGGCTGCCCTCGGTCCACTCGAAGTAGATGTGCGGGGTGCAGCCGGTGGTGTCGCGGACGTGAAGGAGGAGGGCGGCGATGGCGTTGGGGACGGAGGAGGACTCCAGGGTCAGTACGCGGTAACGGTTGTGCAGGACCTCGCCGCGGACGGTCAGGCTCGCCTCGAACTCGGAGGGGTCGGTCACCGTCACCTCGACGAAGACGAAGTCCTCCTGCTCCGGCATGTCGTTGTCGGTGCGGATCTGCTCGATCTTGTCGCGGTATTCGGCCTTGTCGCGGGCGTCGGGCTCGTTGGCGATGAAGCGGATCTTTCGGCTGGCCATGTCCCGGATGAATCGTTCCGCCAGGTCGTCGAGCGTCACGCTCGTCACGCGGAGCTCGAAGGCTCGGGCCAGCCGGGAGAGCAGGGAGACCAGGATGATGCCCGCGATGAAGCAGGTGCCGATCTTCACACCGTCGGGGCGCTCGATGACGTTCAGAACGGTGGTGTAGAGGAACACCGCCGAGATGACCGCGAACGCGATGGTCCAGTTGCGCTGGCCGGCCTTGTGGGCGGCGATGGTCACGGCGATCGCCGCCGAGCTGATGAGCACCAGCACGCCGGTGGCGTAGGCGCCGCCCTGGGCGTCGACGTCGGCGTCGAAGATCCAGGTGACGAGGAAGCCGATGAGGGTGAAGACGATGACCATCGGGCGGACGGCGCGGGCCCAGTGCGGGGCCATGCCGTAGCGGGGCAGGTAGCGGGGCATCAGGTTGAGCAGGCCGGCCATGGCCGAGGCGCCCGCGAACCACAGGATGGCGATCGTGGAGACGTCGTAGACCGTGCCGAAGGCGCTGCCCAGGTATTCGTGGGCGAGGTAGGCGAGGGCGCGGCCGTTGGCCTGGCCGCCGGACTCGAACTCCTTCTCCGGGATGAGGAGGGTGGTGATGAAGCTGGTGGTGATGAGGAAGACGCTCATGATGAGGGCGGCGGCCGTCAGCAGTCTCTTGGTGTCGCGGATGCGGCCCCGGGGGTGCTCCTCCGTGTCGCCTTCGTCGCCCCTCACGTGCGGCATGACGGCGACGCCGGTCTCGAAGCCGGACAGGCCGAGCGCGAGCTTGGGGAAGACCAGCAGCGCCACGCCGACCATGGCGAAGACGTTGCCGTGCTCGGCGGTCAGCGCGCTGGACCAGTCGGTGATCACGTGTCCGGCGGTGGCGACGTGCCACACGCCGACGATGACCACCACGACGTTCAGCGCGAGGTAAATGCCCACCAGGACGACCGCGACGCCGATGGCCTCCAGGAAGCCCTTGAGGAACACCGCGCCGAGCAGGGCGACCAGGATCAGGGTGATCAGCAGCTGCTTGTCGTGCAGGGCGCTTTCCAGGTGAGGGTTCTCGACCAGGTGGGTCGAGGCGTCCGCCGCCGAGAGGGTGATGGTGATCAGGAAGTCGGTGGCGGCGAAGCCCAGCAGGGTCAGCACGAACAGCTTGCCCTTCCAGAAGGACAGCAGCCGCTCCAGCATCGCGATCGAGCCCTCGCCGTGCGGGCTCTCCTCGGCGACGCGCCGGTAGACCGGCAAAGCGCCGGCCAGGGTGACTATGACGAGCACGATGGTCGCGACCGGCGACAGCAGACCGGCCGCCAGGGCCGCGATGCCCGGCTGGTAGCCGAGGGTGGAGAAGTAGTCCACGCCGGTCAGACACATCACGCGCCACCAGCGCTGGCCCTTGTGCGGGGGTTCCGGCTGGGCGTGCGGTCCCGTGTGGCCGCCCTGCTTGCCCATGTCGGACAGGCCCTCGAGCATCCACGTCCGCAGACGGCTCGGCGGCGGGTGTTCGGTGGTGGCCATCGGCGGTGCTCTCCAACTGTGCGGCTCGGTCTCGGGTTCCGGCCATCACGCGGACGGCGGCACCAGCGTATGCAGAGCGTGACGCAGGGGCTCATGGATGGGGCACGCAGCGGCGTCAAGCTTGCGTTAAGACCGACTGCGGAAGAGGTTGTGGCACGTCAAGGTGTGGACGTTTCGGTCACATGGAACGGGTTGGGCCGTATGGGGGGCGGTCAGGGGATCAGTGGTGGGCACCCAGCGTCATCTCGTACGCCGGCTCCTGGCCGCCCTGCATGGATGTGATGCGCACGTGGGGGACGCCGGCGTCCGGAGCAGTTGGCGGACCATGCCTTGAGTGGGCCGCCGGTGTGGCGCCGCCACGGGTCTCGTAGGGTTTGCCGGGGGCAGGCGCCGACGCGAGCAAGGCGACTGGCACGCGGCCGCCCGACGTCACCTGTTCAACCGCATGATCGGCCGGCTTGACCACTGCCTTCAGGCAGGCGCACTGTTCGACGGGCACATCGCCTCACCCTCCGCCCGGTCCGCGGCAGCTTGACGCCTTGGGATCGTGAGATGTCTCAGTGGGCGGGAGACCGTCCCCGCAGCTCAAGCCTGGCGGCGAGGACTTCGCCATCTGGACGGCCGCCACCCGCCCACCAGCTCGGCCAGCCCTTCACCCGCTCCGGCCAGCGCGGTCGGCGGTGAGGCGGGCCTCGAAGCCGTCGAGGACGGACTGAAGGCCGAATGCGAAGGTGTGGTCCGGCGCTGAGGCGTAGTCCTTGGCGGCCGTGGTGTCGAGGCGTTCGCGGAGTCGCGGAAATTGCATGGCGGTCTCGGTGGCGCGTGTCATGGCGTCGGCCATCAGTTGCTCGGCGTCCGCGCTGTTCTTGCTCAGCCGACGGTTCAGCGAGACCTGTGCGGCAGGACCGAGCGCGCTGCCGAGCACGAAGGTGAACACGGTGGCGGCCGCCCGGTCCGCGTCGGCGGCGGCGAAGCCTGCCTTTTCGTAGATGGCGAGGCTGAGGTCGTTGTGCCGGGCCTGGCCGGGTCCGTGCAGGAGGTGGCTGCCGAATGCCTGGACGAGCCAGGGGTGCCGGGTGAGCATCGCATGCATGGCGCCAGCATGGGCGGCGGCGGCCGTGCGCCAGTCGGTGGCGGCGAGATCGGGCGCCTCGACCTCGTGCCAGATCGCGTCGCCGGCGAGTCGGACGAGATCGTCCTTGGTCTTGATGTGCCAGTAGACGGCCGTGGCGGCCG
Coding sequences within it:
- a CDS encoding amino acid transporter is translated as MATTEHPPPSRLRTWMLEGLSDMGKQGGHTGPHAQPEPPHKGQRWWRVMCLTGVDYFSTLGYQPGIAALAAGLLSPVATIVLVIVTLAGALPVYRRVAEESPHGEGSIAMLERLLSFWKGKLFVLTLLGFAATDFLITITLSAADASTHLVENPHLESALHDKQLLITLILVALLGAVFLKGFLEAIGVAVVLVGIYLALNVVVVIVGVWHVATAGHVITDWSSALTAEHGNVFAMVGVALLVFPKLALGLSGFETGVAVMPHVRGDEGDTEEHPRGRIRDTKRLLTAAALIMSVFLITTSFITTLLIPEKEFESGGQANGRALAYLAHEYLGSAFGTVYDVSTIAILWFAGASAMAGLLNLMPRYLPRYGMAPHWARAVRPMVIVFTLIGFLVTWIFDADVDAQGGAYATGVLVLISSAAIAVTIAAHKAGQRNWTIAFAVISAVFLYTTVLNVIERPDGVKIGTCFIAGIILVSLLSRLARAFELRVTSVTLDDLAERFIRDMASRKIRFIANEPDARDKAEYRDKIEQIRTDNDMPEQEDFVFVEVTVTDPSEFEASLTVRGEVLHNRYRVLTLESSSVPNAIAALLLHVRDTTGCTPHIYFEWTEGSPFANFLRFFLFGQGEVAPVTREVLREAEPDRPRRPRVHTG
- a CDS encoding response regulator transcription factor; the encoded protein is MTTVLIVDDQPLQRYGFHLLLDSVPETDVVGEAAHGAEAVRKTADLRPDVVLMDVRMPGLDGIEATRRIVAAGGRSRVLVLTTFDLDEYVHAAIRAGASGFLLKDARPEELLAGIRAVAVGDAVIAPALTRRLLDEFARYVPAHHGDSAEDPGLGSLTDREREILVAVGKGWTNGEIATRFVLSESTVKTHVGRVLAKIGARDRIQAVIFAYDHGLARPSAD
- a CDS encoding sensor histidine kinase — its product is MTTDDLSGMGPLVARLSRGGQRLRQADRTHPWVLDTAVVVLVFLMFCLPDLFRGGVDDGDGPRRFRLAFTQLPVAGMLAFQSGLVLPLLWRRRKPLVAFAVIAAVFVLQWSLGAALRADVALFIALYSLALHGWLRQLPWACAAMAGAMALVAVRASSAVSVWDALFFLLSTATAALALGLVVRIRRAQLAGLRERAARLEIERDQRSRLATATERTRVAREMHDIVGHNLSVIITLADAGAYATDIAPERGKEALQLIGDTGRQALGELRRVLGVLRETAEGPPGGPELSPQPGFADIEALCAKVRAAGLEVVYRTSGDADALDSGVQLTAYRIVQEALTNTLKHTDTDTDTKVHLAILVADSRVNIQVQDTGPASPSGPPNEEGHGLVGMRERAALYGGTVSAGPTAGGGWSVEAVLDLTPQGGDR
- a CDS encoding COG4705 family protein; translated protein: MTYELSETPEAEPGTNASARPSHRLRWNKVPEVTAYFWIIKVLCTTVGETAADLLNEKAGLGLTGVSVLMSALLAVVLVVQFRTTAYRAGVYWLAVALISVVGTLISDNLTDNMGVPLETTTAVFVALLAVVFVVWYRRERTLSIHSIDTTSREAYYWLAVLFTFALGTAGGDLVSERMDLGYWLAAVLFALAIAAVAVAHFALGLDAVWGFWIAYILTRPLGASIGDYLSQPTGDGGLGFGTVITSGLFLAVILGLVVYLMVTRKDVADPARVTRQAA
- a CDS encoding TetR/AcrR family transcriptional regulator, encoding MPRDTLTADRIVRAAIELLDEEGLDGLNMRSLAKRLGSAATAVYWHIKTKDDLVRLAGDAIWHEVEAPDLAATDWRTAAAAHAGAMHAMLTRHPWLVQAFGSHLLHGPGQARHNDLSLAIYEKAGFAAADADRAAATVFTFVLGSALGPAAQVSLNRRLSKNSADAEQLMADAMTRATETAMQFPRLRERLDTTAAKDYASAPDHTFAFGLQSVLDGFEARLTADRAGRSG
- a CDS encoding COG4705 family protein, with product MENPEVLTDLDVAARQQRVATTARSVMKKLPEVTLAFWIMKVAATTLGETAGDLFAQTLKLGYFLTTIALFLLFVVTLAVQLRSRRYNPFFYWTVILSTSMAGTTMSDFMNRDASTKYLSSGATSLGWGPQGLGLGYPTGAAILISILVVIFAVWKLTGMTFVIRDIVSFRGEALFWSAILVSNTLGTSMGDFLSDSSGLGYAGGAALVTGVLLVLVALMRVSVVPNVLLFWIAFVLTRPLGATAGDFLTKPVAKGGLDLGTAGSSAVLLAVLVGLTGYAHAQERRSLARSAALPPETGDYDRATERAD